From the genome of Pseudomonas yamanorum, one region includes:
- a CDS encoding putative quinol monooxygenase, with protein sequence MSDEVRLVVIINTQPGRGADQLAAFARLAPLVRAEAGCIQYDLHPVEGNSDSFVLIETWASKAALKDHHAAPHMLEAAKHNPTFRAGPSNVLVLEPAVQVR encoded by the coding sequence ATGTCCGATGAAGTGCGGCTTGTCGTCATCATTAATACCCAGCCTGGGCGGGGGGCGGACCAGTTGGCCGCGTTTGCCAGACTGGCGCCGCTGGTGCGGGCTGAGGCGGGTTGCATCCAGTACGACCTGCATCCGGTTGAGGGCAACAGCGACAGTTTCGTGTTGATCGAGACGTGGGCTTCAAAGGCGGCGCTGAAGGATCACCATGCAGCTCCTCACATGCTGGAAGCCGCCAAGCACAACCCGACATTCCGTGCGGGCCCCTCCAACGTATTGGTGCTGGAACCGGCGGTCCAGGTACGCTGA
- a CDS encoding amidase, whose product MIEVTEVSIAQLRAALESGQTTAVELVEAYLARIDAYDAPNTATALNAVVVRNPQALEEARACDARRASGKTLGPLDGIPYTAKDSYLVKGLTAASGSPAFANLIAYRDAFTIERLRATGAICLGKTNMPPMANGGMQRGVYGRAESPYNADYLTAPFASGSSNGAGTATAASFAAFGLAEETWSSGRGPASNNGLCAYTPSRGVISVRGNWPLTPTMDVVVPYARTMADLLEVLDVVVAEDPDTRGDLWRMQPWVPIPSVASVRPQSYADLAATGDALAGKRFGVPRMYINADPEAGTSNEPGIGGPTGQQIKTRASVIDLWEAARKALEAAGAEVVEVDFPLVSNCEGDRPGAPKVFTRGLVSKEFLHDELWELSAWAFDDFLRANNDPALNRLADVDGPNIFPHDPGTLPNREDDLAAGMDEYVRMAERGITPWDKISTVPDGLRGLEQTRRIDLEDWMDKLGLDAVIFPTVADVGPADADVNPASADIAWSNGVWVANGNLAIRHLGVPTVTVPMGIMADIGMPVGLTFAGRAYDDSALLRLASAYESTGSKRLVPPRTPVLVVRQA is encoded by the coding sequence GTGATCGAAGTAACCGAAGTTTCCATTGCCCAACTGCGCGCTGCGCTCGAGTCCGGCCAGACCACGGCAGTTGAGTTGGTAGAGGCCTACCTCGCCAGGATCGACGCCTACGACGCGCCCAACACCGCCACTGCCCTCAACGCCGTGGTGGTGCGCAACCCTCAAGCACTGGAGGAAGCGCGCGCTTGCGATGCACGTCGGGCCAGCGGCAAAACCCTGGGCCCGCTCGACGGCATTCCCTATACAGCCAAAGACAGCTACCTGGTCAAAGGCCTCACCGCCGCCTCCGGCAGCCCGGCTTTCGCGAACCTGATTGCCTACCGCGACGCGTTCACCATTGAGCGGCTACGCGCCACCGGCGCCATTTGCCTGGGCAAGACCAACATGCCGCCCATGGCCAATGGTGGTATGCAGCGCGGTGTATATGGCCGGGCCGAGAGCCCGTATAACGCCGACTACCTGACCGCACCGTTCGCGTCGGGCTCCTCCAACGGCGCCGGCACGGCCACTGCGGCGAGCTTCGCGGCATTTGGCCTGGCGGAAGAGACCTGGTCCAGCGGGCGCGGCCCGGCCTCCAACAATGGCCTGTGTGCCTACACCCCGTCCCGTGGCGTGATCTCGGTACGCGGCAACTGGCCGCTGACTCCGACCATGGACGTGGTCGTGCCTTACGCCCGGACCATGGCCGACCTGCTTGAAGTGCTCGACGTCGTGGTCGCAGAAGACCCCGACACGCGCGGCGACCTGTGGCGGATGCAACCCTGGGTGCCGATCCCGAGCGTCGCCTCGGTACGCCCGCAGTCCTACGCAGACCTGGCCGCGACCGGCGATGCACTCGCCGGCAAACGCTTCGGCGTGCCACGCATGTACATCAACGCCGACCCTGAGGCAGGCACCAGCAACGAGCCGGGAATCGGCGGCCCTACTGGCCAGCAAATCAAAACCCGCGCCTCGGTGATTGACCTCTGGGAAGCCGCGCGCAAGGCACTCGAAGCGGCCGGTGCAGAAGTGGTCGAGGTGGATTTCCCGCTGGTTTCCAATTGCGAAGGCGATCGCCCGGGCGCACCGAAAGTGTTTACCCGAGGCCTGGTGTCGAAAGAATTCCTCCACGACGAATTGTGGGAACTGTCGGCCTGGGCGTTCGATGATTTCCTGCGCGCCAACAACGACCCTGCGTTGAACCGCCTGGCCGATGTCGACGGCCCGAACATCTTCCCCCACGACCCCGGCACCCTGCCCAACCGCGAAGACGACCTGGCCGCCGGCATGGACGAATACGTGCGCATGGCCGAGCGCGGTATCACGCCGTGGGACAAGATCAGCACCGTGCCCGATGGCCTACGCGGCCTGGAACAAACTCGGCGCATCGACCTTGAAGACTGGATGGATAAGCTGGGGCTGGATGCGGTGATTTTTCCGACCGTCGCCGACGTAGGCCCGGCGGATGCGGATGTGAATCCCGCGTCGGCGGATATCGCGTGGAGCAACGGTGTATGGGTGGCCAACGGTAACCTCGCCATCCGCCATTTGGGCGTGCCGACAGTGACGGTGCCCATGGGTATCATGGCGGACATCGGCATGCCGGTGGGGCTGACCTTTGCCGGACGGGCTTATGACGACTCGGCGTTGCTGCGATTGGCGTCGGCGTATGAGTCGACAGGGAGCAAGCGTCTGGTACCGCCGCGTACGCCGGTGTTGGTGGTTCGTCAGGCCTGA
- a CDS encoding phosphocholine-specific phospholipase C yields the protein MPTLTRRKLLQAAAIGSAYTLLPDSIRQALAIPANNRTGTLMDVEHVVILMQENRSFDHYFGTLPGVRGFSDRFTIPLPGGHRVWEQQGVGRRILPYHLDSSRGNAQRVSGTPHSWIDEHAAWASGRMNAWPTYKTPTSMGYYREQEVPFQFALANTFTVCDAYHCSVHAGTNPNRLFHWTGTNGPTGANVAAVVNEWDGPGAVSVGYTWKTYPERLEEAGVSWKVYQYLPDNFGDNPLAGFRQFRAASVAAGNPAVPPKDFKDFVPYSDQLNARVPLYKGNGNTLPAVSGSDLEAIIQGFRKDVNDGRLPQVSWLVAPADYSEHPGPSSPVQGGWFTQEILKALTANPDVWSKTVLLVNYDENDGFFDHVPSPSAPSKRLDGSFAGKSTVKFDSEIFTHPAPPGSSQQPAPDGGVYGPGPRVPMLVLSPWSRGGWVNSQAFDHTSVLQFLEKRFHVREPNISAWRRAVCGDLTSAFNFVNPNTETLPPLHTISRQAADSLRQRQEQLPQVALPTVGQQQAPFQARMARPSRALPYQLNVESSVDRRASSVSLDFFNNGEQGAVFHVYDRLHLDEVPRRYTVEAGKHLSDTWQVAGAYKLWLLGPNGFHRSFKGHLQRREPELSLACHGDTLLLTLANPGKRAASVTIERCPYTKQGPWLLEIAGGSTVQRTFSCQPNGGWYDFKLRDEHGWVRRVAGRIETGAHSISDPLMGKRG from the coding sequence ATGCCGACTCTTACACGCAGAAAGCTGCTGCAGGCAGCTGCCATCGGATCCGCCTACACCCTGTTGCCCGACTCCATTCGCCAGGCCCTGGCGATCCCCGCCAACAACCGCACCGGCACCCTCATGGACGTCGAACATGTGGTGATCCTGATGCAGGAAAACCGCTCATTCGATCACTACTTCGGCACCTTGCCCGGCGTGCGCGGGTTCAGCGACCGCTTCACCATTCCGCTGCCGGGCGGGCACCGGGTGTGGGAGCAGCAGGGCGTTGGGCGGCGGATTTTGCCCTATCACCTGGACAGTTCCCGTGGCAACGCACAGCGGGTCAGCGGCACGCCCCATTCCTGGATCGATGAGCACGCCGCGTGGGCCAGTGGCCGGATGAATGCCTGGCCGACGTACAAGACGCCCACCTCGATGGGCTACTACCGCGAGCAGGAAGTGCCGTTCCAGTTTGCCCTGGCCAACACCTTTACCGTGTGCGATGCCTACCATTGTTCGGTGCACGCCGGCACCAATCCCAATCGGCTGTTCCACTGGACCGGCACCAACGGCCCCACCGGCGCGAATGTGGCGGCGGTGGTCAACGAATGGGACGGCCCCGGTGCCGTGAGCGTGGGCTACACCTGGAAAACCTATCCTGAGCGCCTGGAAGAAGCGGGCGTGAGCTGGAAGGTTTACCAGTACTTGCCGGATAACTTTGGCGACAACCCCTTGGCCGGGTTTCGTCAGTTTCGTGCGGCCAGCGTCGCGGCCGGCAACCCTGCAGTGCCACCGAAAGACTTTAAAGACTTCGTGCCCTACAGCGACCAACTGAATGCCCGGGTGCCGTTGTACAAAGGCAATGGCAACACCCTGCCGGCGGTCAGCGGCAGCGACCTTGAGGCGATCATCCAGGGCTTTCGTAAGGACGTGAACGACGGGCGTCTGCCCCAGGTCAGCTGGCTGGTGGCCCCGGCCGATTACTCCGAACACCCAGGGCCTTCCAGCCCGGTGCAGGGTGGCTGGTTCACCCAGGAAATCCTCAAGGCGTTGACCGCCAATCCGGACGTTTGGAGCAAGACGGTACTGCTGGTCAACTACGATGAAAACGATGGTTTCTTCGACCACGTGCCGTCGCCATCAGCCCCATCCAAGCGCCTGGACGGCAGCTTTGCCGGCAAGTCCACGGTAAAGTTCGACAGCGAGATCTTTACCCACCCGGCGCCCCCCGGTTCTAGCCAGCAACCCGCGCCCGACGGCGGCGTGTACGGGCCCGGCCCGCGGGTACCGATGCTGGTGCTGTCGCCGTGGAGCCGTGGTGGTTGGGTCAACTCCCAGGCGTTTGATCACACCTCCGTGCTGCAATTTCTGGAAAAGCGCTTCCACGTACGCGAACCCAATATCAGCGCCTGGCGCCGCGCCGTCTGCGGTGACCTCACCTCAGCCTTCAACTTCGTCAACCCCAACACCGAGACCCTGCCGCCGCTGCACACCATCAGTCGCCAGGCCGCAGACTCCCTGCGCCAACGCCAAGAGCAACTGCCCCAAGTCGCCCTGCCAACCGTGGGCCAGCAACAGGCACCGTTCCAGGCGCGAATGGCGCGGCCATCCCGGGCGCTGCCGTACCAGTTGAACGTCGAAAGCTCGGTTGATCGTCGCGCCAGCTCAGTGAGCCTGGACTTCTTCAACAATGGCGAACAAGGCGCGGTCTTCCACGTCTACGATCGCTTGCACCTGGACGAGGTACCGCGCCGCTACACGGTAGAAGCGGGCAAACACCTCAGTGACACCTGGCAAGTCGCGGGGGCCTACAAGCTCTGGCTGTTGGGGCCGAATGGGTTCCACCGGTCGTTCAAAGGGCACCTGCAGCGTCGCGAGCCGGAGTTATCCCTGGCGTGTCATGGCGACACCTTGCTGCTGACTCTGGCCAACCCTGGCAAGCGTGCTGCCTCGGTGACCATCGAGCGCTGCCCTTACACCAAACAGGGGCCTTGGCTGCTGGAGATTGCGGGCGGCAGTACCGTGCAACGGACGTTTTCCTGCCAGCCGAATGGGGGCTGGTATGACTTCAAACTACGTGATGAGCATGGTTGGGTACGGCGCGTGGCGGGGCGCATCGAGACGGGGGCGCACAGTATCAGTGATCCGTTGATGGGTAAGCGCGGGTAA
- the xylG gene encoding D-xylose ABC transporter ATP-binding protein yields the protein MSDYLLEMNNIVKTFGGVKALNGIDIKVKPGECVGLCGENGAGKSTLMKVLSAVYPHGTWDGEIIWDGQPLRAHSIAETEACGIVIIHQELTLVPDLSVAENIFMGHELTLPGGRMNYPAMMHRAEGLMRELKVPDINVALPVSQYGGGYQQLVEIAKALNKQARLLILDEPSSALTRSEIEVLLDIIRGLKAKGVACVYISHKLDEVSAICDTIAVIRDGKHIATTAMADMDVSRIITQMVGREMSNLYPTEPHAVGEVLFEARHITCYDVDNPSRKRVDDVSFSLRRGEILGIAGLVGAGRTELVSALFGSYPGRYEGEVWLDGKPIDTRTPLKSIRAGLCMVPEDRKRQGIVPDLGVGQNITLAVLDSFSHLTRIDAEAELGSVEQEIKRMHLKTANPFLPITSLSGGNQQKAVLAKMLLAKPRVLILDEPTRGVDVGAKYEIYKLMGALAAEGVSIIMVSSELAEVLGVSDRVLVIGEGQLRGDFINQGLTQEQVLAAALSQPNGHDNNNDRKSA from the coding sequence ATGTCCGATTACTTGCTGGAAATGAACAACATCGTCAAAACCTTCGGTGGCGTCAAAGCCCTGAATGGCATCGACATCAAGGTAAAGCCCGGGGAGTGCGTGGGGTTGTGCGGCGAGAACGGCGCCGGCAAATCGACCCTGATGAAGGTGTTGTCGGCGGTGTACCCCCATGGCACCTGGGACGGTGAAATCATCTGGGACGGCCAGCCGCTGCGCGCCCATTCCATCGCCGAAACCGAAGCCTGCGGCATCGTGATCATCCACCAGGAACTGACCCTGGTACCCGACCTCTCGGTGGCCGAAAACATCTTCATGGGCCACGAGCTGACACTGCCTGGCGGGCGCATGAACTACCCCGCCATGATGCACCGCGCCGAAGGCCTGATGCGCGAGCTGAAAGTGCCGGACATCAACGTCGCCCTGCCGGTTTCTCAGTACGGCGGCGGCTACCAGCAACTGGTGGAAATCGCCAAAGCCCTGAACAAGCAGGCGCGCCTGCTGATCCTCGACGAACCCTCCTCGGCGCTGACCCGCTCGGAAATCGAGGTGCTGCTGGACATCATCCGTGGGCTCAAGGCCAAGGGTGTCGCCTGCGTGTACATCTCCCACAAGCTCGATGAGGTCTCGGCCATCTGCGACACCATCGCGGTGATCCGCGACGGCAAGCACATCGCGACCACGGCCATGGCCGACATGGACGTGTCGCGCATCATCACGCAGATGGTGGGCCGTGAGATGAGCAACCTCTACCCCACCGAACCCCACGCCGTCGGCGAGGTGCTGTTCGAGGCGCGCCACATCACCTGCTACGACGTCGACAACCCGAGCCGCAAACGCGTGGACGATGTCTCGTTCAGCCTGCGCCGTGGCGAAATCCTCGGTATCGCCGGGCTGGTGGGCGCGGGCCGTACGGAGCTGGTGTCGGCGCTGTTCGGCAGTTACCCCGGGCGCTACGAAGGCGAGGTGTGGCTGGACGGCAAACCCATCGATACGCGCACGCCGCTGAAGTCGATACGCGCCGGGCTGTGCATGGTTCCGGAAGACCGCAAACGCCAAGGCATCGTGCCGGACCTGGGCGTTGGGCAAAACATCACCCTGGCGGTGCTCGACAGTTTCTCGCACCTGACGCGCATCGATGCCGAGGCGGAACTGGGCAGCGTAGAGCAGGAAATCAAACGCATGCACCTGAAGACAGCGAACCCGTTCCTGCCGATCACCAGCCTTTCCGGTGGCAACCAGCAGAAAGCCGTCCTGGCCAAGATGCTCCTGGCCAAACCCCGGGTGCTGATCCTCGACGAACCGACCCGTGGCGTGGACGTGGGCGCCAAATATGAGATCTATAAATTGATGGGCGCACTGGCGGCCGAAGGCGTGTCGATCATCATGGTGTCGTCGGAGCTGGCCGAGGTGCTGGGGGTGTCCGACCGGGTGTTGGTGATCGGCGAAGGCCAACTGCGCGGGGACTTCATCAACCAGGGCCTGACCCAGGAACAGGTACTCGCCGCCGCCCTCAGCCAACCGAACGGGCATGACAATAATAATGATCGGAAGTCCGCGTAA
- a CDS encoding XylR family transcriptional regulator: MKTVPPVHRIALLFNGNKIYDRGIITGIGNYLSSTRVSWDLFLEEDFVCRLKGIERWHGDGIIADFDDPAMGPALAGVHVPVVAVGGSYEDERAYPRHIPYVATDNFALIKLAYEHLIEAGLTRFACFSLPEADINRWAQEREKAFRRLLERDGLPVEVYRGLGTSAPLWDSAVEQQIAWLHSLPKPIGIIAVSDARARQLLQACLTAGIPVPEQVALIGIDNDPLTRTLTRVPLSSVIQGTEKMGRTAARLLHQMLHGMPSAGSQILVPPEAVNVQTSSLHQPLGHPYVMQALHFIRQYACQGIKTAQVANYVGVSRSSLEAHFRSELNRSVHDEILRFKLAAAVASLENTGAGIADIAYDCGFKSAQYLHTVFKREFGCTPREYQVGQLERDSNDVISLSP; encoded by the coding sequence GTGAAAACCGTCCCGCCTGTGCACCGGATTGCCCTGCTGTTCAACGGCAACAAGATCTACGATCGCGGCATCATCACCGGGATCGGCAACTACTTGAGCAGCACGCGGGTATCGTGGGATTTGTTTCTGGAGGAGGACTTCGTCTGCCGGCTCAAGGGCATCGAGCGCTGGCATGGCGACGGGATCATTGCCGACTTCGACGACCCGGCGATGGGCCCCGCGTTGGCGGGTGTGCATGTGCCGGTGGTGGCGGTGGGCGGCTCCTACGAAGATGAGCGGGCTTACCCACGGCATATTCCGTACGTGGCCACCGACAATTTCGCCCTGATCAAGCTGGCGTATGAACACCTGATCGAAGCCGGGTTGACGCGTTTCGCCTGTTTCAGCTTGCCGGAGGCCGATATCAACCGCTGGGCCCAGGAGCGCGAAAAAGCCTTCCGCCGGTTGCTGGAGCGCGATGGCTTGCCCGTGGAGGTGTATCGCGGGCTGGGCACCAGCGCACCGCTGTGGGACTCGGCGGTGGAACAGCAGATCGCCTGGTTGCACAGCCTGCCCAAGCCCATCGGCATCATTGCAGTCAGCGACGCCCGTGCCCGGCAGTTGCTGCAAGCCTGCCTCACCGCCGGCATCCCGGTGCCGGAGCAAGTGGCACTGATCGGCATCGACAATGACCCGCTGACCCGCACCCTGACCCGCGTACCACTGAGCTCGGTGATCCAGGGCACCGAAAAAATGGGCCGCACTGCCGCGCGCTTGCTGCACCAGATGTTGCACGGCATGCCCTCGGCCGGCAGCCAGATCCTGGTGCCGCCGGAGGCAGTCAACGTGCAGACCTCAAGCCTGCATCAACCCCTCGGCCATCCCTACGTGATGCAGGCGCTGCACTTCATTCGCCAGTACGCCTGCCAGGGCATCAAGACCGCCCAGGTCGCCAACTACGTCGGTGTGTCGCGGTCGTCCCTGGAAGCGCATTTTCGCAGCGAACTGAACCGCAGCGTCCACGACGAAATCCTGCGCTTCAAACTCGCGGCGGCGGTGGCGAGCCTGGAAAATACCGGGGCGGGGATTGCTGATATTGCCTACGACTGCGGGTTCAAATCGGCGCAGTACCTGCACACGGTATTCAAGCGCGAGTTCGGGTGTACGCCGAGGGAGTATCAGGTGGGGCAGCTCGAACGCGATTCGAACGATGTCATTTCTTTGTCGCCTTGA
- the xylA gene encoding xylose isomerase, protein MPYFPAVDKILYEGPQSDSPLAFRHYDANKLILGKPMREHLRMAACYWHNFVWPGSDMFGSGTFQRPWQQPGEAMQVARGKADAAFEFFSKLGIDYYSFHDTDVAPEGASLAEYRNHFAQMVDELERHQEETGIQLLWGTANCFSNPRFAAGAASNPNPEVFAYAAAQVFSAMNATHRLKGSSYVLWGGREGYETLLNTDLKREREQLGRFMRMVVEHKYKIGFTGELFIEPKPQEPTKHQYDYDSATVFGFLHQFGLEKEIKVNIEANHATLAGHSFHHEIATAASLGIFGSIDANRGDPQNGWDTDQFPNSVEELTLVTYEVLKAGGFKGGGYNFDSKVRRQSLDEVDLFHGHVAAMDVLALSLERAAAMVQNDALEQFKAQRYAGWDQSFGRAVLGGDFSLESLAEHAFSHQLNPQAVSGRQEMLEGVVNRFIYP, encoded by the coding sequence ATGCCCTACTTTCCCGCTGTCGATAAAATCCTTTACGAAGGCCCGCAAAGCGACTCTCCCCTGGCCTTCCGGCACTACGATGCAAACAAGCTGATCCTCGGCAAACCGATGCGTGAGCACCTGCGGATGGCCGCGTGTTATTGGCACAATTTCGTCTGGCCGGGCAGTGACATGTTCGGTTCCGGCACCTTCCAGCGGCCCTGGCAGCAACCGGGAGAAGCCATGCAAGTGGCACGCGGCAAAGCCGACGCAGCGTTCGAGTTTTTCTCCAAGCTGGGCATCGACTACTACAGCTTCCACGACACCGACGTCGCCCCCGAAGGCGCAAGCCTGGCGGAGTACCGCAACCACTTCGCGCAGATGGTCGACGAACTCGAACGCCATCAGGAAGAGACCGGCATCCAGCTGCTGTGGGGCACGGCCAACTGCTTCAGCAACCCGCGCTTTGCCGCTGGTGCCGCGAGCAATCCCAACCCCGAGGTGTTTGCCTATGCGGCGGCCCAGGTGTTCAGCGCGATGAACGCCACCCACCGTCTCAAAGGTTCCAGCTATGTGCTGTGGGGCGGCCGCGAAGGCTACGAGACCCTGCTCAATACCGACCTCAAGCGCGAGCGCGAGCAACTCGGGCGCTTTATGCGCATGGTGGTCGAGCACAAATACAAGATCGGCTTCACCGGCGAGCTGTTTATCGAGCCCAAGCCACAGGAGCCCACCAAGCACCAATACGACTACGACAGCGCCACCGTGTTTGGCTTCCTGCATCAGTTCGGCCTGGAGAAAGAGATCAAGGTCAACATCGAGGCCAACCACGCCACCCTCGCCGGCCACAGCTTCCACCATGAAATCGCCACCGCCGCATCCCTGGGAATTTTCGGCAGCATCGACGCCAACCGCGGCGACCCCCAGAACGGCTGGGACACCGACCAGTTCCCAAACAGCGTCGAGGAACTGACCCTGGTCACCTACGAGGTACTCAAGGCCGGTGGTTTCAAAGGTGGCGGCTACAACTTCGACTCCAAGGTGCGTCGCCAAAGCCTCGATGAAGTGGACCTGTTCCATGGCCACGTGGCCGCGATGGACGTGCTGGCGCTGTCCCTGGAACGTGCAGCCGCCATGGTGCAGAACGATGCCCTCGAGCAGTTCAAGGCCCAGCGTTATGCCGGCTGGGATCAATCCTTCGGACGCGCCGTACTCGGCGGTGACTTCAGCCTGGAATCGCTGGCCGAGCATGCCTTCAGCCACCAACTCAACCCTCAAGCGGTAAGCGGCCGCCAGGAGATGCTCGAAGGCGTGGTGAATCGCTTTATCTATCCATGA
- the xylF gene encoding D-xylose ABC transporter substrate-binding protein, with amino-acid sequence MKHLKTVLITSVLALLSNSVMADAAHPKIGFSIDDLRLERWARDRDYFTAAAEQLGAKVYVQSADANEQRQISQIENLISRGVDVIVIVPFNATVLNNVVAEAKKAGVKVLSYDRLILNADIDAYISFDNEKVGEMQAQGVLNAQPKGNYFLLGGAPTDNNAKILRQGQMKVLQPSIDKGDIKIVGQQWVKEWNPTEALSIVENALTANNNKIDGIVASNDATAGGAIQALAAQKLAGKVPVSGQDADLAAIKRVIAGTQTMTVYKPLKLLASEAAKLSVQLVRDEKPAYNSQYDNGSKQVSSILLKPTALTKDNVNVLEEDGFYTKAQIAGQ; translated from the coding sequence ATGAAACACTTGAAAACCGTCTTGATCACCAGCGTTCTGGCACTGCTTTCCAATTCGGTCATGGCCGACGCGGCCCATCCGAAAATCGGCTTTTCCATCGACGACCTGCGCCTTGAGCGCTGGGCCCGCGACCGTGATTACTTCACCGCCGCCGCCGAGCAACTGGGCGCCAAGGTCTATGTGCAATCGGCGGACGCCAACGAACAGCGGCAGATCTCGCAGATTGAAAACCTGATCTCCCGAGGCGTCGACGTGATTGTGATCGTGCCGTTCAACGCCACGGTGCTGAATAACGTGGTGGCCGAAGCCAAGAAAGCCGGGGTGAAAGTGCTGTCCTATGACCGGCTGATTTTAAATGCCGATATCGACGCCTACATCTCCTTCGATAACGAAAAGGTCGGCGAGATGCAGGCCCAGGGCGTGTTGAACGCGCAGCCTAAAGGCAATTACTTCCTGCTGGGCGGTGCGCCTACCGACAACAACGCGAAGATCCTGCGCCAGGGCCAGATGAAGGTGCTGCAGCCCTCGATCGACAAGGGCGACATCAAGATTGTCGGCCAGCAATGGGTCAAGGAATGGAACCCCACCGAAGCCCTGAGCATTGTCGAAAACGCCCTGACCGCCAACAACAATAAAATCGACGGCATCGTCGCCTCCAATGACGCCACCGCGGGCGGCGCGATCCAGGCCCTGGCGGCACAAAAACTCGCGGGCAAGGTGCCGGTCTCGGGGCAAGACGCCGACCTCGCCGCGATCAAGCGCGTGATCGCCGGCACCCAGACCATGACCGTCTACAAGCCCCTGAAGCTGCTGGCGTCCGAGGCGGCAAAGCTCTCGGTGCAACTGGTACGCGACGAGAAACCGGCCTACAACTCGCAGTACGACAACGGCAGCAAACAGGTGTCGAGCATCCTGCTCAAGCCGACCGCATTGACCAAAGACAACGTCAACGTTCTGGAAGAAGACGGGTTCTACACCAAAGCGCAAATCGCCGGGCAGTAA
- a CDS encoding SDR family NAD(P)-dependent oxidoreductase, which produces MSTPASTKIALITGASSGIGAVYADRLAARGYDLILVARREDRLKALAAKITQAHGRQVKTLGADLVNPADLARVESLLASNPAIHVLVNNAGLARLHPLAQSSVEDSTTQIALNITALTRLTHAALPGMLVRNEGLIINVASVLGVHSLPVSSVYSGTKSYVLAFSRGLQAELAETGVKVQIVLPGSTATEIWDASGIPLSALQQESVMTTENLVDAALAGLDQGETITWPSVADGSLWDTYDAARGALFAATQTGKPAPRYGIV; this is translated from the coding sequence ATGTCGACCCCCGCTTCCACAAAAATTGCCCTCATCACTGGCGCGTCTTCCGGTATTGGCGCTGTGTATGCCGACCGATTGGCGGCTCGCGGCTACGATTTGATCCTGGTCGCCCGTCGTGAAGACCGCCTCAAAGCCCTGGCGGCGAAGATCACACAAGCCCACGGGCGCCAGGTCAAGACCCTCGGCGCCGACCTGGTTAACCCCGCCGACCTCGCCCGTGTCGAAAGCCTGCTCGCCAGCAACCCGGCAATCCACGTGCTGGTGAATAACGCCGGCCTGGCCCGCCTGCACCCGCTGGCTCAATCCTCGGTCGAAGATTCCACGACCCAGATCGCCCTGAACATCACCGCCCTCACCCGCCTGACCCACGCGGCGCTGCCGGGCATGCTCGTGCGCAATGAAGGCTTGATCATCAACGTGGCGTCGGTGTTGGGCGTGCACTCGCTGCCGGTCAGCTCGGTGTACAGCGGCACCAAGAGCTATGTCCTGGCATTCAGCCGTGGCCTGCAAGCGGAACTGGCGGAAACCGGGGTGAAGGTGCAGATTGTGTTGCCGGGGTCTACCGCTACCGAGATCTGGGACGCCTCGGGCATTCCGCTTTCGGCACTGCAACAGGAGTCGGTCATGACCACAGAAAACCTGGTGGACGCGGCACTGGCCGGGCTGGATCAGGGCGAGACGATCACCTGGCCATCGGTGGCCGATGGTTCGTTGTGGGATACCTATGACGCGGCGCGTGGTGCGTTGTTTGCGGCAACGCAGACGGGTAAGCCGGCGCCCCGGTATGGGATTGTCTGA